DNA sequence from the Pleurocapsa sp. PCC 7319 genome:
CCAATGGGATGATGCGCCCAGGCTGGTACGGAAATTAATAGTTCAATAGCAACAGTCATTGCTGCTATTGTTAACATACTTAGATATGAATTCTGCTTTAATGATTTCATGTTTATATTTTCTCTTTTTCACCCTTAAATTAAACAAGTAAGAAAACCAGATCGAAGCTCGGATTCATTGAGATTACGACCAATAAATACCAATTCGTTATTGCGGATTTCGCTAGGTTTCCATGGTTTTCCTGGTCTACCATCCAGAGTCATGTGTACTCCTTGAAATACAAATCTGCGATCTTCATCATCAACATTAAGAATTCCTTTCATGCGAAAAATATCCTGTCCAATTGCCTGTACTAATTGATTTAGCCAACGATTGAGCTTCTCCCCGTTGACAATTCCTCCATTTGAGATCGACACAGAAGCGACCGAGTGATCATGTTCGTGAGTATCTTCATCTAAAAATTGAGGGTCGATTGTTAGGGCATTTTTGAGGTCGAATGCACTTATCCTCAAAACTAGATCGATGTCAATATTACAATTAAAAGTAGAATAGATTTTGGCGATCGCATTTATACCTCGAATTTTTTGGGCTAATAACAGCAATTCTTCGGAACTAACCAAGTCAGTTTTGTTAACTAAAATCACATCGGCAAAGGCAATTTGCTCCTGTGCTTCGCTGCTTTGCCAATGATCTTGAATGTATTTGGCATCAACAATGGTAACAATAGCATCTAGTTCTGTTTGCTTGTATAAGATTTCATCTACAAA
Encoded proteins:
- a CDS encoding GTP-binding protein translates to MRSKRLSKIPVTVLTGYLGSGKTTLLNHILTQEHGKKVAVIVNEFGEIGIDNQLVIDSDEEILEMNNGCICCTVRGDLIRIISKLLERRDRFDYLIIETTGLADPAPVIQSFFVDEILYKQTELDAIVTIVDAKYIQDHWQSSEAQEQIAFADVILVNKTDLVSSEELLLLAQKIRGINAIAKIYSTFNCNIDIDLVLRISAFDLKNALTIDPQFLDEDTHEHDHSVASVSISNGGIVNGEKLNRWLNQLVQAIGQDIFRMKGILNVDDEDRRFVFQGVHMTLDGRPGKPWKPSEIRNNELVFIGRNLNESELRSGFLTCLI